The Natranaeroarchaeum aerophilus region TGGCACGGCTCGATACCATATAACTACTGGTCGGCTGCTTCTACTTTGTCGGCGTGTGTCTCTAGATCGCTCGCCAGCGTTCTAGCCTGCTCCGGCGTCAGATGAACCTCTTCCATATGGGCAGGGAGATGCTCCTCGCTCATGTTGTCGAACTCCAGCTGAAGTTTCACCTCGTCGGGGTTCTTTCGTGGCGATGTCGCGTTCAGGACGGCAAAGGACTCCTCCTCGAACTCGTGGCCCGTTACCGTCGCATCGATCAGGTCAAACGTCGTGTAGGCGTTGACTGTCATCAACCGATCCGGCATGTCTGTGGGATGGCAGCGGAGCTACTTAGCTCCGCGGTCCTCGTATTGCTACGCCTCGATCATGCCTTTCATACTCGTGATATTGATCCGGACCGTCCGAAACTCGATTTCGTTAGTCGGTCGGTCGAAAACCCGTACGTACGGGATATCGAGCTGTT contains the following coding sequences:
- a CDS encoding DUF6360 family protein, whose product is MPDRLMTVNAYTTFDLIDATVTGHEFEEESFAVLNATSPRKNPDEVKLQLEFDNMSEEHLPAHMEEVHLTPEQARTLASDLETHADKVEAADQ